The proteins below come from a single Iocasia fonsfrigidae genomic window:
- a CDS encoding helix-turn-helix transcriptional regulator, with protein sequence MKNLALLRKQKKLTQKELAKNTGISASSIAMYETGERRPSLKKAKVLADYFEVTIEEIFFTNNIHDKRANPKQNCA encoded by the coding sequence ATGAAGAATTTAGCTTTATTAAGGAAACAGAAAAAGCTGACTCAAAAAGAATTGGCTAAAAACACTGGTATATCAGCAAGTTCCATAGCAATGTATGAAACTGGTGAGCGTAGACCAAGTTTAAAGAAAGCAAAAGTATTAGCAGATTATTTTGAAGTAACAATAGAAGAAATTTTTTTTACCAACAATATTCACGATAAGAGAGCGAATCCTAAGCAAAACTGTGCATGA
- a CDS encoding carbohydrate ABC transporter permease, with translation MDRNSKLDLVTDEQRLAYKLLAPTLIILLIVAIYPLSQVFYTSFTDRTFAGTNQTHFIGLNNYSKLLNFTIKELPPVIEQGTNQVKIDSKTGEKVYEPSFKVLPGSPKPYKELSQFNFLGKRYVVGATNPEFINSIITTLIFTLSAVSLETVLGLIIALLVNSNFTGRGLMRAVMLLPWAVITVVSARIWEWILAPSRVGLFNMFLEKIGIGNGQLAFLTADNWQLFSLIMVDVWKTTPFMALLILAGLQLIPGELYEAARVDGANKVRQFFSITFPLLKPALAVALIFRTLDSLRVFGLFQVLVGQRLYSLASYNYYQLVGNRAMGLASAVGVIIFMIIFVFAVIYMRLLGVDSE, from the coding sequence ATGGACAGAAATAGTAAGTTAGACTTAGTAACAGATGAGCAGAGATTAGCATATAAACTTCTTGCACCAACTTTAATTATTTTATTAATTGTAGCAATTTATCCCTTGAGTCAGGTATTTTATACTAGCTTTACTGATCGGACTTTTGCTGGTACTAATCAGACACATTTTATAGGGTTAAACAATTATAGCAAACTATTAAATTTTACTATTAAAGAATTACCTCCTGTAATAGAGCAGGGAACTAATCAGGTAAAGATTGATTCTAAAACAGGAGAAAAAGTTTATGAACCTTCTTTTAAAGTTTTACCAGGGAGTCCTAAACCTTATAAAGAGTTAAGTCAGTTTAATTTCTTGGGAAAAAGATATGTGGTTGGAGCAACTAATCCAGAATTTATTAATTCAATAATAACAACTTTAATCTTTACTCTATCGGCTGTTTCTTTAGAAACAGTACTTGGCTTAATTATTGCACTGCTTGTTAATAGTAATTTTACTGGACGTGGTTTAATGAGAGCAGTGATGTTATTACCCTGGGCTGTAATTACAGTTGTTTCAGCTAGAATCTGGGAATGGATCCTGGCCCCCAGTAGAGTTGGTTTATTCAATATGTTTCTCGAAAAGATAGGTATAGGGAATGGTCAGCTTGCTTTTCTTACTGCTGATAACTGGCAGTTGTTTTCATTGATAATGGTGGATGTCTGGAAAACCACACCTTTTATGGCTTTATTAATATTAGCAGGATTACAGCTTATACCTGGCGAACTCTATGAAGCAGCAAGGGTAGATGGGGCCAATAAGGTAAGACAGTTTTTTTCGATTACTTTTCCTTTATTAAAACCTGCACTTGCTGTAGCATTGATTTTCAGGACTTTAGATTCTTTAAGGGTTTTCGGTTTGTTTCAGGTGCTTGTCGGACAAAGGCTCTATTCCCTGGCCAGTTATAATTATTATCAGTTGGTTGGTAACAGGGCCATGGGCCTGGCTTCAGCTGTCGGTGTTATTATTTTTATGATTATTTTTGTATTTGCAGTAATCTACATGAGATTATTGGGGGTAGATAGTGAATGA
- a CDS encoding carbohydrate ABC transporter permease, translating into MIIDIKYIFKKILFWSVIMIIVLYLLFPFYWAVNSSLKSEAQLQMIPTTLVPRNPETMDFSPTLRNFAAVFKNKIFVKSILNSAIVAGSTTLLALIVGSFAAFALGKLAFRGKKPVLYLILAMTMFPQITVLSGLYAVITKFNLSARLSMVISYMIFTLPFTTWVLTSFFKELPKEIMQSAQVDGATPFQTFYLVLLPLTAPALVTTGLLAFIAAWNEYLFALTFTAIEPSARTIPVAIALFTGSVVRQVPYGEIMAAAVIVTVPVVILVFIFQRRIVQGLTAGSVKG; encoded by the coding sequence ATGATTATAGATATCAAATATATATTTAAGAAAATTCTTTTTTGGTCTGTTATTATGATTATCGTTCTTTATTTATTGTTTCCTTTTTACTGGGCAGTTAACTCTTCTTTAAAATCAGAGGCCCAGCTACAGATGATTCCGACTACGCTTGTGCCTAGAAATCCGGAAACAATGGATTTCAGTCCTACATTGAGGAACTTTGCTGCCGTCTTTAAAAATAAAATTTTCGTGAAAAGCATATTGAATAGTGCTATTGTGGCAGGAAGTACAACCTTGTTAGCATTGATTGTTGGTTCTTTTGCTGCCTTTGCTTTAGGCAAATTAGCTTTTAGGGGGAAAAAACCTGTACTTTATTTGATTTTAGCTATGACTATGTTTCCTCAGATAACTGTTTTGTCAGGGCTATATGCAGTAATAACTAAATTTAATTTGAGTGCTAGACTTAGTATGGTTATTTCATATATGATCTTTACTTTACCTTTTACTACCTGGGTTCTTACTTCATTTTTTAAAGAGCTGCCCAAGGAAATAATGCAGTCAGCACAGGTTGACGGAGCTACTCCATTTCAAACATTTTATTTGGTCTTGCTGCCCTTAACTGCTCCAGCATTGGTTACAACGGGTTTATTAGCTTTTATTGCTGCCTGGAATGAGTATCTATTTGCATTGACCTTTACTGCAATTGAGCCTTCTGCTCGGACCATCCCTGTAGCTATTGCTCTTTTCACTGGTTCTGTTGTAAGACAGGTACCCTATGGTGAGATTATGGCAGCTGCTGTTATAGTAACTGTTCCGGTAGTTATACTGGTATTTATCTTCCAGAGGAGAATTGTACAGGGCTTGACAGCCGGTTCAGTAAAGGGGTAA
- a CDS encoding flagellar hook-length control protein FliK: MKITNKTYDILLNMINTNLETQEQEAINKTISNQNTMNNNPTTDNPSTLPADLENLLQNLDHSQKNKLFALLSKMNLPLSREQLLQLQTNSSNDTNTKQNARLTALNILISNRIPLLPVLISSLAETLDPESSLTNKINQILDSIIERNINKQNPELKENTPSETTNNNLTKADTIAGHQKEINQLLNNIIEKNISKSNPELKTNTNLETEGHDILKSGKNVVDQQISLSNKIKQLLDNIIKINVSKQNTELNSNTYLKAEETSFADKINQLLENILEKDNNKLNPTIKDIHHAKLQTADLSRQNITEKNTAPSKTGNISREINKLLLKIDLPSGKLAQELEKYPETIKQSLQSLVNQTGEENLKTFNHLLGQQLINQQENILLNIEIPLMLPDSKKAVPFHLEVKKGKTEKEKNKQGKGKNYKIRFIISLEKRGTIMSDITYTGKKLSSSFYCDSKKTCLLIKKYMPELKHNLAKSGIELVNFDINQLDEKEEHKQSPILNSLELSLAEQSGEFIHIDFKV, from the coding sequence ATGAAAATTACCAATAAAACATATGATATCTTATTGAATATGATTAATACAAATCTAGAGACACAGGAACAAGAGGCTATAAATAAAACCATCTCTAATCAGAATACAATGAATAATAATCCTACTACAGATAACCCTTCAACCCTACCTGCTGATCTAGAAAATCTATTACAAAACCTTGATCATAGTCAAAAAAATAAGTTGTTTGCCCTATTAAGCAAAATGAACCTCCCGCTAAGTAGGGAACAGTTGCTGCAATTACAGACAAATAGTTCTAATGATACAAATACTAAGCAAAATGCCCGTCTTACGGCCTTAAACATCCTAATCAGCAATAGAATACCTCTCTTACCAGTTCTGATATCCAGCTTAGCTGAAACCCTTGACCCGGAGAGTTCTCTAACTAATAAAATAAATCAAATATTAGATAGTATTATTGAAAGAAATATTAACAAGCAAAATCCAGAGCTAAAAGAGAACACTCCTTCTGAAACAACAAATAATAATCTAACTAAAGCAGATACTATAGCCGGTCATCAAAAAGAAATTAATCAATTACTGAATAATATCATTGAAAAAAATATAAGTAAATCAAATCCAGAACTGAAGACCAACACTAATCTTGAAACAGAAGGCCATGATATACTTAAATCAGGGAAAAATGTAGTAGACCAACAGATTTCTCTCTCTAACAAAATTAAACAACTGCTGGATAATATCATCAAAATAAATGTTAGTAAACAGAATACAGAATTAAATAGTAATACTTATCTTAAAGCAGAGGAAACCTCTTTTGCCGATAAAATTAATCAGTTATTAGAGAACATTCTCGAAAAAGATAATAATAAACTAAACCCAACAATAAAAGATATCCATCATGCTAAATTACAAACTGCTGATCTATCCAGACAGAATATCACTGAAAAAAATACAGCTCCCTCCAAAACAGGAAATATTTCCCGGGAAATTAATAAACTACTCCTTAAAATAGATTTACCCTCTGGTAAATTGGCTCAGGAACTGGAAAAATACCCGGAAACCATTAAACAGAGTCTACAATCCTTAGTAAATCAAACAGGGGAAGAAAACTTGAAAACCTTTAATCATTTACTTGGACAACAACTTATTAACCAGCAGGAAAATATATTACTTAATATAGAAATACCATTGATGTTACCAGATTCCAAAAAAGCAGTCCCTTTCCACCTGGAAGTAAAAAAAGGCAAAACAGAAAAGGAGAAAAATAAACAGGGAAAAGGAAAAAATTATAAGATAAGGTTTATTATCTCCTTGGAGAAGAGGGGAACGATTATGAGTGATATAACATATACGGGAAAAAAACTGAGCAGCAGTTTTTATTGTGATAGTAAAAAAACCTGTCTATTAATTAAAAAATATATGCCTGAATTAAAGCATAACCTGGCAAAATCGGGTATAGAACTGGTCAACTTCGATATTAACCAGCTGGATGAAAAAGAGGAACATAAACAATCCCCTATCCTGAATAGCCTGGAACTCAGCCTAGCAGAACAGTCTGGAGAATTTATCCATATAGATTTTAAAGTATAA
- a CDS encoding helix-turn-helix domain-containing protein: MLKDKIKKLRNEENISQRKLAKFLNLSPSTIAMYEIGERKPDIDTLQKIADYFNISVDYLLGRTNERAPADKLILKDKNTNVEIKELLNRFNVHLDGEFLTEEDKESVITLLQMLRNRNKKKP, encoded by the coding sequence ATGCTTAAAGACAAAATTAAAAAATTAAGAAATGAAGAAAATATTAGTCAACGGAAACTGGCTAAATTTTTAAACTTATCACCTAGTACTATAGCCATGTATGAAATTGGAGAAAGGAAACCTGATATAGATACTTTACAAAAAATTGCAGATTACTTTAATATATCTGTCGATTACCTCCTTGGAAGAACCAATGAACGTGCACCAGCAGATAAGTTAATTTTGAAAGATAAAAATACAAATGTAGAAATAAAAGAATTATTAAATCGTTTTAACGTCCATCTTGATGGAGAATTTCTAACAGAAGAAGATAAGGAAAGTGTTATTACCCTACTCCAAATGCTCCGGAATAGAAACAAAAAGAAACCCTAA
- a CDS encoding ABC transporter substrate-binding protein, translating into MKKTILLIMIFVFVVSLFATGVMAEEKTIIKVAIGGSAIPSAKKLAEMYNESHPGVDVQILEMPDSSTDSLNLYLQFFEAKSSEVDILVVDVVWPGIIADHLVDLNKYGAEEIVKDHFEANINNNTVEGRLVAMPWYTDAGLLFYRTDLLKKYGYNEPPKTWDELEGMAARIQKGERAERKEDFWGYVWQGNAYEGLTCNALEWIYSNGGGTIINNDKEITIYNPEAVAAVKQAAGWVGSISPESVTGLIEESSRHIWQSGNAAFMRNWPYAYQLGNAADSVIKGKFDLAPLPAGDSGFAAAALGGWQLAVSKYSKHKKIAADVVKFMTSYDAQKYRAIEESYNPTIKALYKDKEVLEVRPYYNRLYDVFMSAVARPTTVTSTKYNEVSALFFRAVHSVLTGKDSADNALGYLQLDLQSVTGFETSSPETK; encoded by the coding sequence GTGAAAAAAACCATTTTATTAATTATGATCTTTGTTTTTGTTGTTAGTCTCTTTGCAACAGGTGTAATGGCTGAAGAGAAAACTATTATCAAAGTGGCTATTGGTGGAAGCGCGATCCCATCTGCTAAAAAATTGGCTGAAATGTATAATGAAAGTCATCCGGGGGTTGATGTACAGATTTTGGAAATGCCGGATTCTTCTACAGACAGTCTGAACCTATATCTTCAATTTTTTGAAGCAAAAAGTTCTGAAGTGGATATACTGGTCGTTGATGTTGTTTGGCCGGGGATTATAGCTGACCACCTTGTTGATTTAAATAAGTACGGTGCTGAGGAAATAGTTAAAGACCACTTTGAGGCGAATATCAATAATAATACTGTTGAGGGCCGTTTAGTAGCTATGCCATGGTATACTGATGCTGGTCTACTTTTCTATCGTACAGATTTACTTAAAAAATATGGTTATAATGAGCCCCCAAAAACCTGGGATGAACTGGAAGGGATGGCTGCCAGGATTCAAAAGGGTGAAAGAGCTGAAAGGAAAGAAGATTTCTGGGGTTATGTCTGGCAAGGTAATGCCTATGAAGGTTTAACATGTAATGCTTTAGAATGGATTTATTCTAATGGTGGAGGTACTATTATAAATAATGATAAGGAGATTACTATTTATAATCCTGAAGCTGTTGCAGCAGTTAAACAGGCTGCAGGCTGGGTGGGAAGTATTTCTCCTGAGAGTGTTACTGGACTAATAGAAGAATCTTCACGCCACATCTGGCAGTCTGGTAATGCTGCCTTTATGCGTAATTGGCCTTATGCGTACCAATTGGGGAATGCTGCTGATAGTGTAATTAAAGGGAAGTTTGACCTTGCGCCACTTCCTGCTGGAGACAGTGGCTTTGCTGCGGCAGCCCTTGGTGGCTGGCAGTTGGCGGTAAGTAAATACAGTAAACATAAGAAAATTGCCGCTGATGTTGTTAAGTTTATGACTTCATATGATGCTCAGAAATACAGGGCTATTGAAGAGTCTTATAATCCAACTATTAAAGCACTTTATAAAGATAAAGAGGTTCTAGAAGTTCGTCCTTATTATAATAGGCTTTATGACGTTTTCATGAGTGCTGTTGCTAGACCTACTACTGTTACTTCTACTAAGTATAATGAAGTTTCAGCATTATTCTTTAGAGCAGTACACTCTGTCTTAACAGGTAAAGATAGTGCTGATAACGCCCTTGGGTATTTACAACTAGACTTGCAGAGTGTTACCGGCTTTGAAACTAGTAGTCCGGAAACCAAATAA
- the phoU gene encoding phosphate signaling complex protein PhoU, with amino-acid sequence MEQKYDEKWEELLADLSDMSEIAEDMLQKSIKALDKKDIKLAKEVIQKDDLLDNYQITIEEEASRLLTLGQPLKRDVWNNIAAVKIAGDLERVGDLANDIAETVLDFKNEEYLGPLVMIPELANLVSDMLDTVLEAFVTRDVDLAEAVCRKDEEADNIYRQIYKSSIKIIDASEGTRKISQVVRFINIAKSLERIGDHATNIGEETIYTVTGKRVKY; translated from the coding sequence ATGGAACAGAAATATGATGAAAAATGGGAAGAACTGCTGGCTGATTTAAGCGATATGAGCGAGATAGCTGAGGATATGCTGCAAAAATCGATTAAGGCATTAGATAAAAAAGATATAAAACTGGCTAAAGAAGTAATTCAAAAAGATGACCTTCTTGATAATTATCAGATTACTATTGAAGAAGAGGCATCTCGTTTGTTAACACTTGGTCAGCCGTTAAAAAGAGATGTCTGGAATAATATAGCTGCTGTTAAGATTGCTGGTGATCTGGAAAGAGTTGGTGACCTGGCAAATGATATTGCAGAAACTGTTCTAGATTTTAAAAATGAAGAATACTTAGGACCCTTAGTAATGATTCCTGAACTGGCCAATCTGGTTTCTGATATGCTGGATACAGTTCTAGAGGCCTTTGTAACCAGGGATGTTGACCTGGCTGAGGCTGTCTGTCGTAAGGACGAAGAAGCAGATAATATATATAGACAGATTTATAAAAGCAGTATCAAAATAATTGATGCAAGCGAAGGAACCAGGAAGATTAGTCAGGTTGTTCGTTTTATTAATATTGCCAAGTCCCTTGAGAGAATAGGTGATCATGCCACAAATATTGGTGAAGAGACAATTTATACAGTGACCGGTAAGAGAGTTAAATATTAG